Genomic segment of Delphinus delphis chromosome 12, mDelDel1.2, whole genome shotgun sequence:
TATGACTCTCCCCAGCCCTCTCCAACCCAAAATGTGCctacattttccatttttgtattAATTTGGCATTTCCATTCTCTCCACTTGCTATCTGTGATTGAGCCATTGCTGACTAGAAGTCTTCCTGAGGTCTGCCCTAATCATCTCATTATTATTTGATGACAAAAAGGTGGTGAGCGTAGTAGAAATGGAACTCTGGGAACCCAGGTTTGGGTCTCTGTTCTACTAGggtatgaccttggacaggttgctttccctctctgggcttcagtttcctccaagTGATTCATGAATAGATGGTCTCCATGATCCTTCCCTTTGGACTCTGACTATATCCTTCCTCCCCTCATGCATTCCACAGCTCAGAATGTGGAACTCTGGAGACACTCCTGAAACTCTGCCCTAAGTCAAAGGAACCAGAGAGCCCACCAgttctccctccacctccctttCCAGGAGCAGCCATGGCCCTGAGTGATGTCAATGTGCAGAAGCAGATTAAGCAGATGATGGCTTTCATTGAGCAGGAAGCCAACGAGAAGGCAGAAGAGATAGATGCCAAGGCTGAGGAAGAGTTCAGCATTGAGAAGGGACGCCTTGTGCAAACCCAGCGACTGCAGATTATGGAGTattatgagaagaaagagaagcagaTAGAGCAGCAGAAGAAAATCCAGATGTCTGCCATGAGGAATCAGGCAAGGCTGAAAGTCCTGAGAGCCCGAAACGACCTCGTCTCAGAGTTGCTGAATGATGCAAAGCTGAGACTCAGCAGGCTCGTGGCAGACCCAGTATTTTACCAGGGGCTGCTGGATAAACTAGTGCTCCAGGGTCTGCTCCGACTGCTGGAGCCCGTGGTGATTGTACGCTGCAGGCCGCAGGACCTCCTCCTGGTGGAGGCTGCAGTGCAAAAAGCCATCCCTCAATACACGACAGTCTCCCACAAACGTGTGGAAGTCCAAGTTGACAGAGGGGTGCAACTGGCTGCAGATGCGGCTGGAGGTGTGGAGGTCTACAGTGGTGATCAGAGAATAATGGTTTCCAATACTCTGGAAAGTCGACTGGATCTCTTATCCCAGCAAAAGATGCCAGAAATACGAAAGGCCTTGTTTGGAGCCAGTGCCAACAGGAAGTTCTTTCTATAAGCCTCTAGGAAGTGAAGCTCATGTTGAATTTCTAAGCTATAAAAGCATGAGTTATTAGGACAAAGGAAACCAGTAatatctcctcctcttttttgCTCTGGTATTAGTCTGTCTTCATGAAATACCCTTTGACTAGCTAAAGGCATTACACTTTGGAATAAAGCCTGACTTAGTGCTTAGCAACCTATTTCCAATTTATCTATACATATTACAGCCTCTTGTCAGTTGTACAGTCTGTGTTGAAGGGAGTAGAGACATCTGCTCTTTAGCTCGTCCTCAAACTGAGATGTGAATGGTATTCTTGACCTATGGGTCTGGGTGTTCTAAAGCTCTTTAATATGTATGtgaagtttgtttttcttcttttgtctcaGCTTCTTGTTCTTATGTTATTTAATAAGGTCTAGAACTCTTTTTCATGTGTAGAGGGTCAACTTCACGGGTGTATGGCGCGTGCAGTCACACAGAGCTCCATGTCAGAAGAGCCTGGCGCTTGGGGTCTAATGCTTTATAGCCACTGTctggaaattcttaattttatatttgcatgtGTCCTTTATAAGTGAAGTCCAGTGGGACTTTGGAGCATGTGTCAGGGACTTGGACCTTGGCTCACATGTAGTACTGATTCCCGAAGCCTACCCATCTCCCTGGGTTGGGTTCTTGCCCACCCGCTTCCCAGCACCCTGGTGCTCCAAGACCCCGCCTTCCCTTCCCTCAACTAGTGCTCATTGCTGCCCTCTGCCCAGTGTGCATGCAGGGAGGGTCTGTATGCTCCGTAGAATCTTAGGGCTGGGCATAATGGTGGCCATCTCTGCTCAGCTTGGCAGCTCCATGGCACATTCAGCAGGTGACTTGGTGAGCTTGGGTCTCTCACCCACCAGATACTGGGCACATCTCAGTGTGGAGGTTTAAAGACCCTGGGGTTCACCTGTCTCCTGTGGATTGGATCAGCCAGCCTGTTGGAATGGGAGATGCCTGACTTGGCTTTCCTGACCCCAGCCTCGGTACAATGCATAGATCTGGGGGCTGGTGGGAAGGAGGGCCCAGCAGTTGTCAAGGTTGCTGGGCCTGAGTCTCGGGGAGGGATCTTCAGGAGCTTATAAGGGTCTGCACTTGCCCTGTGAAGTATCCTGTGCCTGATGGAGTTCTCCATTAGACAACTCGGTGTCTGGGGGCGACTTGGACTCATCTCTTGTGACCAGCTGGCTGCATCTTCTGGGAGAAGCCAAGAAATACAGTCACTGTGGTGATTCTCTATGTGGGCATTGCACAGTATaaagataaatgataaaattcatGCTAAGGATTttatattgtaatttttatttacttagacattaaatagcaaataaacacCACGACAAGCCAAAAGAGagactgcagaagaaaagaagaagcttTATAAGTATTTTTAGTACCTTTAACTGTACTTTTTGAACAAAGGATTCCACAGTTTCATTTTACACTGGGCCCCataaattatgtagctggttctGCATGTGTATGGTgatttaaagtctaatttatgcCTGAGTGTGATTTATGTGTTAAAGTAGAAGTTTTTTGAAGAAAAGAACCTCCAGGCAACTCTGCCAAGGGCAAAGGTTGGCTTGTGTGGTCAGGAATTTATAAGGAACAGAAATCCCATGAAGCTCAAACACAGAGTAGGAGGCAGGTTATTAGTAAACAGGGGTGTCTCAAGGGAGCTCGGGACAGGAATCTGTCATGGTCTCAGGGGAGGGCTGGAACTGGGCATCAGAAAGCTTTCTGAAGTCCTCTAGATGgctagttcattttcttttttaagcagtGACTTTTTCtactgtccattttatttttttattataattatttttaaaacgtgAGGATTGATActctatttttttatcttttttttttttggctgcattgggtctttgttgctgcgtgtgggctttctctagttgcagcgagcgggggctactcttctttgcggtgtgctggcttctcacggcagtggcttctcttagtgtggagcacgggttctaggtcacgggcttcagaagttgcagcacatgggcttcagtagttgtggcacgtgggctcaggagttgtggcacatgggcttagttgctccgcagcatgtgggatcttcacagaccagggattgaacccgtgtcccctgcattggcaggtggattcttgcaccaccagtgaagtcctctACTGTGCATTTTAAATGGTGGAGTTTGCACGGTCCCCAGAGTTTACATGTATTAGTTCCAGAAACAAATTTGCTTTTCTTggagttattttctcttttcttagaaGGAATCCATTTGGCTCAATTCAGATAAGATGTCCACCTACAGTCCAGTTGGTGTCTGGGGCAGTTCTAAGAGAAAAGGGGGTCTTTGTCAGCTGAACAGACTCCTTAAAGGGTGTCTCCTTTGTGGGCCCTTTTGAGTTGTGAATTGACTCATTCATTGAAAATTTTCTGAATGCCAGCAATGAGCTAGGTGCTGTGCTAGCTCCTGGGCTGCAAAGAATACCATCTGGTCCTGTCCTCTAATTATAGACACATACACAGATGATAACATGGTGAGGATACAACGCGGAAGTGCTGTGTTCAGCGTACTGTGGAAATACAGTAGCAGGTAGAGAGAGAGGTTCACAGAACGCTCCGGGATGTTGGCAGTTGAGCTGGGGAAAGAACTTcaggcagaggtgggggatggggtggggagagcatatacaaaggccctgaggtgtgaAAAAGCAAGTTGTGTTTGAGGACCTGCGTGTAGTTCAGTGTGATGGAGTGTGAGGGGTGAAGGGAAGTGACatggatgaggctggaaagaTGGACAAAGCCTGATTATGTGTGCTTCCTGCCCTGCTCAGGAATTAGATGaaatctggtgtgtgtgtgggggtggggtgtaggTGATGCAGGCTCATTGaaggactttatttatttttcagttttttggccgcacctcacagcatgcgggatcttagttccccagccagggatcgaacccacaccccctgcactggaagcacggagtcttaaccactggaccgccggggaagtccctgacaACTGgacttttaaaagattattttagtgCCACTGTATGTGGAGGACacattggagggagggagagactgcAGGCAGGAGCCCGGTTGGGGAACTGTTTATCAGCCCAGGTGGGAGATGACAGTTTCCCCTTTTTGGTGAGGCAGGTCAAATTCTTTGATACACAGGCCAGAGGAGATCAGAATCAGTGACCTGTGTCCTATCCGCTGCCACCTCCCTGCCTTCCACCTCAATAAATCCTTTCACTTGTCCAGGGCTTGAGGCTTTCCATCACAGTTTCACACCATCTTACAAATCCCCCGGACTCTCCCTCAGAACCCCCCGCCTTTCTCTCCCAGCCATCATTCCAGGCCCCGCAAAGCATTCCCTTCCCACTTGCCTGAGCCCCCAGACACCTCCCATTCTGGGAACTTGAACCCCACTTCAAGCTGTATAACCCAGGAGTGTCTAGCTCCCTGGTCCACCCCAGGTCCGGCCCTCTGAGCTGGCCTCAGTCCGTTATTGGGGCCCCCGACAATAATTCATGTCCCCCAAATTGACATTAATTCATCTCCCTTGCAAAATAGTTTTAATGAAAGGTTTTATGGGAAGTTGAGGAGAGCTTCACATAGTTCACGTGGGACAAAATTTCCCCCAGTCGCACTTCAACACCTCTCTGTTTTCCCAAACTTGTCTCTCTCCCAGAGCTGCCGGATACGATttctccccagccccttcctcctcagACTCTCAACCCTGTGGGTTCCAGCCTCCACCCTCACAGTGTCCCCTCAGCGAAACAAAAGCTGGTGGTGAACCAAGCCTGCCCTCCTAGCCCCTGGCTACCAGGACCGCAGCCCCTGTTCATGAGGACTTGCCATGCATTGCCGTTATTTCCTGTCAGCTGCTTTGTCTCCTCGGCCCATCTTTTTCGACACAGATCTTTGTCGGTAGGGACTGTGTCTTCATTCTTCTCTGTGGTCCCTGCTGCCTTGTTCTTCTAGTGCTGACGCTGCGTGTGCACGTCGTAGGGTCTGAACAGACATTTATATTTGTTACATTCTTCATTCCCGGCCTGGCTCTGGTTTCTGGATGGAGGCCTTCTCTTCAACCACGGATTGTGCCGTAGAAAAGGGCAATGACGTGAGGCAAGGACCAGGGCACGGACGCCCGCCCTGTAACCCAGCGATGGCTCTTGACAAGAAAATCCCTCTCTACTGCTGCTGAGGGGAAGGCTGCAGATGGGTAGAGCCTGAACTCAAGCAGGACTCACTTCAGTCAGGGCTTACTGGATCCCTTCCCTCCCTGGGAAACAGACGAGAGGGCGTTTGCTTTGGACCTGGGTGTGAAGGCAGGGGGCTGTGGATGGGCTGGGTCGTCCTTAGGGGCCTCAGCCACGCAGAGGCAAAGCTTAGCCCTCACCTTTCTGTAGCTCCCAGTGCCACCCTAGACCTGTGGGGTAGGCTGCTGGTCACCGTCCTGTCCCTTCTGGCAGCTGCGGTCCTGTCGGGATCTTTGCTTTAGAGATGTTTGCACTGGGCCCTTTGTGTTAGTTGTCTGGTACAAACGTACCCACATTCTTTATTAGCGTTAACTGTCTTACCCTCAAGAAGGCGTGTTCCTTGTGTAAGTTCCTCAGTCCCCAGGAGCCAAAAGGAGCAAACTGTTACAACCGCAGGCAGGCACAACCCTTCCCCACCGCTCTTCTCATTAACACTTCCTCCCGAGGTGCAAGGGAAGCTGTTTGCTGCTGACACAGACCCAGGCAGTGCTGATGGCGAGGCTGCTTCTGCAGGCTCACTCCctgcctggggagggctgggggagacCGAACATCGGGGAGCCAGGCCTTGCCCCTCACTGAGGccagccccccccgccccccacaggaAGGCTGTCGGCAAAGATAACCTGGTGGAGGGAGAGCGTAGATTTAATTCCGATCCTGAGCTGCCTGGAGAGCCAGAAATGGAAAGGATACTTTGAGCACGTGCTGGAACCTCAGAAAATGCTGCAGGGCTTCCTCTCTGTCCCTAGGGTCCCAAGATCCCTGGAAGGGGGTCAGCAGACCTATGCTGGGCCAACCCCAACCCGCGTGGCTCTGGGAGCCAGTGCAGCCCCTCACTGAACTCCCCAGGGAGATACTCAAGTCTTTGCCCctttcctctgccctcccctgTCTCCTTCTCTGTACCCTCCCTGTTCATTACCTCGTTTCTGACATCATGCCTGGTCATTGACAACGCTGGAAAAGGCTgaatctctcctcccaccctcaccttcCCAAGCTCTGTTCTAAAGCATGATAAACCCCCACTTTCTCACAACCCCCCAGCTTTCCCACACAACCTCACAGCTCACCCCGTGGTCCTTTCCTGCAGGATGGGACCCCTTTCACTGGAAGGCAGGCTACTCCATTCTCTCCGCAGACGCAGCAGAAGGGATCCCCAGCTCAGACAGTCTTGGCAGACCCTTGGTCCAGCTCACCACCTCCTCCTGCACACCCGTGGAGTGATGGAATTGGGCACGTGTTTTTTTTATCACTGGGAGGTGAGCCCAGAGAGGGTGATGTTTGATGACTCCTGGCTGTTACCAAGCCTGAGTGGATTCACATCCCCAAGATCACACAAGATTTAGAACTTGAAGGGATCTTGAAAGCCAAATGTTCATTTGAATCTGAGGctcaaaggaagcaaggaagcagTCCTGGGTCATAGACAGCTAATAAGACCCTTGGGActgcaaacaaaaaacctgataaGACTGGGTTGttgtcattcctttttaatgaaaACTTAATGTTTAAAAGCTCCAAAACTTTGGCTCCCAGCAGGACAAATATGTTAGCAAATACATGGCTATAGCTGGTTCCTTGGAGaatccttcatttctctttcccagGGTGTTCTGTCCTCAGGGCTCAGCCACAATGAAGGTCTACAGAGAAGAGgtacgggggcggggggggagtgACTGTATAAGGGATGTGACTTGAGGGGGCCCAGGGATAGACTGGGGTCCTGGATGAGGTCAGGGCCCCGGGGGCATATTGGGGAGCAGAGTGGGTGGGAAGGTGGGGCCACCACACAGCACCGGCCAGAGCAGGTGCTCGTGAACCTctgtaaaagaaagaagagagggaggaggagggaggaaagtggAAGCAAGTTGCACTGGGGCTCAGCAGGAGCAAGGGAAGCAATAGGGAGTGTGTAAagattcttattttctcctttggaatTTGAGCTCTGGGTTTTCACTCAGTTACATTCAAATCAGCAGacctcttattcattcattcattccacaaatatttattggctgGTTACCAATGTCAGGCGCTCTGCCTGGCACCGCATCCCTTTCAGTGAACAGGGCAGTTAAGACCCCAGCTTTTCCAAAGGAACCTGCTGAGGGGGATGGTGGGCACAAGTGAGAGGGCTGAGGGCTCAGGAGGGGACACTCGCTACACTGAGCAACTAGACAGCTGGTGACTTCGGTTGATCTAAGTGCTATGGAGAAGTAAAAGGTTAGGGGCAGGGAGGCCTTTGGCGGCCTCTGCTCAGGTAGGGCCCTGTGCACCTAAGGCAGGAGAAGGAGGCATCCACGCAAACagcagggtggggggaagggggcggAAGGGAAGGACATTCTGAGCAGAGGGAACCCCAGTGTGAGGCACCAGGCAGAGAAAGCTCTGCTGGCTTGAGAAGCAGAGAGGAGGTCAGTGGGGCTTCACCAAGAGAGTGAAGGTGAGACAGAAGGGGTCTTGTGGGCGGCCCTTAAAGGGATCTGAATTTATTCTAAGTACAATCGGAAGCCACTTAGGGCTTGCAAGCATGGAAGGgacatgacctcattttactgtgTCCCTGCGTCTCTGTTAGGTCCCCAACACAGCATTTGCCCCTCTCCTTTGCTCAAAAGAAACCCCACAGATCCCATGGAAATAGGAAAACAAACCACCCAGTCATCATCAGCTCAGATTAATGGACAGGTCTCTTTATaggcaagacttttttttttttttcctgaaaagccCTTTGTAAATAGCATCTGGGGCCAATGGCGTCCCTTTTCCTTACAGAAAGTACCATTACCTTTACCTTTGTCTTCAGTAGCAGGAGCTGCTAATATTCAGGTATCGCATGTTTTCCACTCCAGGTTGAGGACAAACACTTAAATGTATTGTTTACAGAAATTACCCTATCCAAGCACCTCCACCTCCCTTTCTCCTTACTAGGGACCCTCCCCTGCCATCAGGATTTGTAAACCTAGGCTTCCCTCCCCCTCTTAGCTTCTTATGCGTTACCATACCTATGGAatcttctggttttcttttagCTCAAACTTTATAGCACACCTATCCTTCTGGACCACTCAAGTCATACCACCTCCTGACTCCTCCTCCTGGAAGCTTTCCTCACTGGGCTCTGGAGTGCTTGGACTTGTCACGCCCCTGGACTCAGCCCATTGGTTTGTTTTCCACGCTTTGGAGTTTGCATTTGTTTCTCTGGAGGGGCAGCTTCTCCCTTGCTTGTGACTTGTTTGTCTTCTTGAGTCATGGGAGTCACCTGATCCCTGGGAAGGGAGTGGACTGGGAACAGCGTACTGGCTCTGGACCCATGACATCAGGAAGATCTGGTAAGCAGGAATGGCACTGGTTatatcttgaatgaatgaatgaagcctgGCTCTGTGGAGTTTGGGCCTGGCCTTTGACTAGTTCCTTTGGGCTGTGGATTGGGTTTACTTCTACTCTGTCTGGCTGTTGTGTGACCCTGGCAAGTCACATCTCCTTCTGTTGCATGAGGGACCAGGGCCTGATGACCCAGTTCCTTGGGGTTCCTCAGCCCCCCAGCTCCCCACTGCTGGCTTCACCCACTGTTGCTGACACTTGAcctcttctgttctctctctctctctctctttttgattgaagtatagttgatttacaatgttgtgttagtttcaggtgtatagcaaagtgattcagtattatatatatgtatataatatacacatatatatttcctttttcagattcttttccgttataggttatcacaagatactgagtatagttccctgtgctatacagtaggtccttgctgtttacctattttatatatagcagtatgtatatgttaatcccaaactcctaattcatccctatcccccctttcccctttggtagccatatgtttgttttctatgtctgtgagtctatttctgttttgtaaataaattcacttgtgtcatatgatatttgtctttttctgtctgacttacttcacttagtataatctctaggtccatccatgttgctgcaaatggcattatttcattcttttttatggcttatattccattgtgtgtgtgtgtgtgtatatatatatatatatatatatatatacacacacacacacacacacacacacacactacatctcttatccattcatctgtagatggtcatttaggttgcttccatgtcttggctattgtaactagtgctgctatgaacactggggtgcacgtatcttttcgaattagagtttttgtcttttctggatatatgcccaggcaaggcattgctgaatcatatggtagctctatttttagttttttaaggaacctccatactgttctccatagtggctgcatcaatttacattctcaccaatcctgtaggagggttcccttttctccacacactctccagcatttgttatttgtagacattttgacgatggccattcggacccgtgtgaggtggtacctcactgtagttttgattggcatttctctaataattagtgacgttgagaatcttttcatgtgcctgttggttgTCTGTATGTCCTGATCTTTCTTTCGAGGCTTGCTTGTCTGGTGCCTACCTAGTTTGAGACTGGCCTTTGACACATGCTGGCCTGTAGGGCCCCTGACCCTTCTCCTGTGGGGGCCGTGGGCAGGGTTGTACACTAAAGGGTGTCGGGGAGGATACACTGCACATCTGCTGGCCTCTCTCTCCATCCAAGAGCAAGGCATGTTCGCAGGTGGCCTGCTTTTGGGGACGTGGCTGGCTGTGTgtagggagtgtgtgtgtgtggagggcttTGGAGGGGCGGGGGAAGCCTTGGGCCTTAGACATTCTCACTCTGAAGACAAAGAGCAAAAATAGGGCAATGCATGCTCCCTGCCTCCAGGCTCTTGCTCATTGAGAGAATATACACTTGGATCTCAGAGTTTGGAGTCTTGTAATAGTAGTTTGTATTCTCTAGGCAGCACCATGCAGCCCTTCACAGAAAGGAATTGGTGTGGTTTATAGGTCAGAGTTCTGGGGTAGGAGATTGCAggcctgggttctagtcccaggGGTTGCCATGCATTTGCTGGTTTACTCCAAGTAACTCATTCACCATTTCAGTGCCTTAACTTTTCTTAATGGATAAGAAAGTGCCTACAGTATTCTCATTGGGGCGTTTTGTCaatgaaatgagataaaacagaaagcattctaaaaaggcaaaaaagattCCCATGTGCTCCATGCTAATTTTGATATGGAACCTTAactcaatgaaaatatttatattagtatacaagaaataaaagacattataGAAgttcagaaaagtttaaaaatcacatataatTTTATCATCCTGATATAgttatctttttctcctttctttcatattttacagtaatattttcaaatgactgTGCATAATATGCCTACCATTTTGTACCTTGATTTTTCATATAACGGTATCACTTGATCTTTGTATCCTTCATTTTCCATGCCTGCAGATTTTTGCACCCAATAtgttttataattcatttaactATTCAAACAGTAATTGACACTTGAGCTACTTTCAAGTTGTCCTTATAATAAATAATCCCATAATTAGCACATGGCTCTCTAGTGGAATCAGTCTGTATTTAACATTTTGTCTACTTGTTAAATTAATACATATACAttgtattaatttaaaagatttagagTAGCataaagaaaacttaaatcaCTCATAATTGTACCACTGACAGACACCAGTGTGAAAATGTGGGTGTCTGTCCTTCCACTCTTTTGCTACTCATATATTGTGTGTAGGGgcacatgtgtgtatacatattacTGGCCTGATGGTGTGTGTGCAGCGTTCATACTGATTTCTTGCTAGTTACTACTAGGCAGGCAGTTAAGAGCATGGAGGTTAAAAGACTGGTCTCCAGTCTCAGGATTTGACTCtgtgagttcaaatcctgcctctgccatttATTTAGGTAAACCCTTTGGATAACCGCTCAGCCTCAATTTTCACACTTTATTAGCTAGTCAACCTTAGGCAGCTTCCTTCTCTAGGCCACAGTTTTTAGaagagggataataatagtatctgtcTACTTAGGTTGTAAGAATCAATCCGTGGAAAGCGTTTAGCAGAACAtctggcacacaggaagtgctCCGCAAATGCTCCCTGTGGTCATTTTCTCATACATCTTCCATGTCATGAAAGATTCTTGGAAATCACCATTCTTAACAACTGAacaatattttattgttcttttataCCCTAATCTATTTCGTTATATAGTTTGTTAATTTCAATAACAAGCCGGTGAATTTCGTGTCCCGAAACCTTTGCCTCTGTTGGATTACTTCCCTTACAAGCGTGCTGGAGCTGGAATTAATGGGTATACTCATAGAGTatgaggatttttaaaagactCTGTAATACATATGCCAAATTGCTTTgacagaaaaagattttaaagaaccTTAAGCACAATTTTCAAACTGCAGCAGCAGTAAGTGCAGTCTtggacttttttttctcccccccacccccccccccccccgcccccacaccctgcctcctttctttctaTCCCAGTCCTTTAAATTGTAGCATGTGGAAGCCAACTCCTTCAGGGTCCTAGACTTTTGAGACGGTCCCTTGGTGTGAAAGGGCCCGgagcctgggagagggaggaggaagagagaactgGTTTGAATGTCGCTAGCCCCGACCGGCTTAGTAATTGTACCACAGTTGACAGATGCGGCAGCGGTCACGTGACCCGAGTATGACCTCATAGCTcccggctccccccacccccttcacccCGCCAGCCTGGGCTCGGGCACCCAGAGCGGACTCGGCCGCAGTAGCGGTGGCGGGAGGGGGAAGGTATTTCCATCACCCCTACTTGGCAAGCTATTTAAAGGAGACCTGGGGATTTGGGAACTCTCTTTGGTTCCCTGGGCGAAGAAGGGGGACGCTAGGAAGCCCAGACTTCTGTAATCACTGGCCAGCGAGAAAATTCAACAGCACGATTagcaagtatttgctgaatgcaGCTGGGTGCCAAGTTCTGGCTGCAGGCCAGTCTCGGTGCCAGGCGCTGTTCAGATTTCATCGCGCTTAATTCTTTTTATCCGCCTCTTACTGCTGAGAAGAGAGGTTTGGagacacagatgagaaaacttatgGCTTAGCTGGGGAGTGAGGACTAGCCCAAAGCAAGAGAAAACTGGAGGAAGCAGTGGGTGCCGCGCGTGTACACGGGGTATTAGACTGCGGCCAGCGAGGCTGGGGGGCGTGGGTGGGGACACTGCCCGCCCACCCGAAGGCTTCTGGGAGAAAGGACCGGTGAGGTGGGACACAACAAAGCAGAACAGATCTCACACTGACCTGACAGGGCATCTGTAGTGGAGAGAATGGGGTTTTGGAGGAAAGCTGCAAATAAAACAAGTGAGAAGAGAAAGACGAGGGAGGAAGATATTGACAGGACGAAGGGGGAGCTCCTTGGCCCAGTTTCACAATAGTGAGAGCCCTCACCCCCTTGGCAACGCTTTAAGGGTGCCCTCAGGTCCCTCAAGCTTTAGGGAATCTTCAAAGGTGCTGATTTTGCATTCATTGTAGGCCCTCCCCTTGCAGGCAAAAGCCAAGCTCTGTGACGCTGGTGCTCTAAATGTTTTTCTTGTAGActccaaaaatttttttggaaaatatgtgTACCCCTTTGCACATTTTTAGGAGCCAACACACAAAATTTTTCCATAGTTTAAACAGTTACATAGGGTGTACTTTCTGGTGTACGCAAATATTGACATTTAAAGATAAAAGTGTTGCAGTACTCTGAGAAATGTTTCTAAATGAAATACTATAGTGATTGGATACCCACTgtaatccttttaaaaaatacatgaaattctGCCTTAACAGTTGGaaaaatttcatctctttttcctccttgaaTTTATATTTCCTTCTACTTTCCCTACAGAATTTTATCCTAATACATTTTTATGATTGTATATCTTTTATGCATCACCCTATCATACTTCTCTCCAACCAAgc
This window contains:
- the ATP6V1E2 gene encoding V-type proton ATPase subunit E 2, whose product is MALSDVNVQKQIKQMMAFIEQEANEKAEEIDAKAEEEFSIEKGRLVQTQRLQIMEYYEKKEKQIEQQKKIQMSAMRNQARLKVLRARNDLVSELLNDAKLRLSRLVADPVFYQGLLDKLVLQGLLRLLEPVVIVRCRPQDLLLVEAAVQKAIPQYTTVSHKRVEVQVDRGVQLAADAAGGVEVYSGDQRIMVSNTLESRLDLLSQQKMPEIRKALFGASANRKFFL